A window from Pseudomonas sp. Tri1 encodes these proteins:
- a CDS encoding AAA family ATPase, which produces MDTRHNTFAALPKRDASISDGRVLLDAVSLKGLRKQHGLSQETLAEACLNRHLCVSIASIKRAETGKPVLYRTARHLATAFGVDVSALLSDPASTALAHIRQTMSELHQAAFAQQALKQVDDSVIRYVLELSFRVDGLPATALMEEIERLVRQFGGVPLGLTQEVMIAQFGSPQAYRSDSERGLLCALALSREQFVTPGHALVLRLVRLSTETTEPAAEPALLALKPLLDRHGHAPVYVAQNLLEQLAARFEFSSSDDEFRAYRKCLRPRSLDENAPRPLVGRAIELLQFKAVIEATQECQDGHIVYVRGMAGIGKTRLVSEFFEMARQRGFACHRGDVLDFGMNNSLWPLGQLMASLLNLGSAPPISASLLDAALSRLKVAAEHRMFLQVLMGVSSAEPPVQYGAMSNQARTHGLFQALLEVLLRVAVQQPLLICLEDLHWGDIALFTLLGKLLDATDEAPVVWLLTSRPEGDPLDGEIRAHSSSPMSLLDIAPIRAREATLLAEQFTEVEPRYRAECVARAQGNPLYLTQLLSSQEGVFPDSLRHLVQTRFDKLAPEQRRALHYAAVLGNRFELALWREALGQPGYLPTTDMRQGLLREVEPGSYLFVHDLVMHCLYDAMPTLLREQLHGEVASLYRERDRVLYAQHLLRANDPAAFDALLVAMAEKRLACQYDSVLALARQCSAFAERAQGNFSFALLCGQACSGLGQTMEARAHLQRALALAEQPQDQIEAALGLAAVLNTLDCLDEEERLIEAMLPIAQAMQAHTALARLNHLRGNIYFPRGDYAECRRLHEEALSFARIGRDLQTEAKALSGIGDSYYAQGRMQTAYEVFDQCVRLCERNGWAHVEAGNRSARGSAQLYLGRPEQALRDAMEAIECSARLGNHRAQVFSRLTAAWVLVAGGQDALAEQELTCALTLARNLGASRFEAILLEGLARVALRQGERGLAQTLIMEAASLVERFELQRYIGPWVYGSLAMISEDVPLSQQALATGEAQLTLACLAHNALRFRVAAAETCLLAGNPEQAIWHGQQMAALPESASCAWINHHVRLIDVAGQWLRSADRASGEKLKGIAREAQQMGFVATMPRLLQVLDI; this is translated from the coding sequence ATGGACACCCGACACAACACCTTTGCTGCCCTGCCCAAGCGCGATGCCTCGATATCCGATGGTCGTGTCCTGCTGGACGCCGTGTCGTTGAAAGGACTGCGCAAACAGCATGGCCTGAGCCAGGAAACCCTGGCCGAGGCCTGCCTGAACCGGCATTTGTGCGTCTCGATCGCTTCCATCAAACGCGCCGAAACCGGCAAGCCGGTGCTTTATCGCACCGCTCGGCACCTGGCGACGGCCTTCGGGGTCGATGTGAGCGCGCTGCTGAGCGATCCCGCCTCGACGGCTTTGGCGCACATCCGACAGACGATGAGCGAGTTGCACCAGGCCGCCTTTGCGCAACAGGCGCTGAAACAGGTCGATGACAGCGTTATCCGTTATGTGCTTGAACTGTCCTTTCGGGTCGATGGGCTGCCCGCAACGGCGTTGATGGAGGAGATCGAGCGCCTGGTGCGTCAGTTCGGAGGCGTTCCACTGGGGCTGACGCAGGAGGTGATGATCGCCCAGTTCGGTTCTCCGCAGGCGTATCGCAGTGATAGCGAGCGGGGCCTGCTCTGCGCGCTGGCACTGAGCCGGGAACAATTCGTCACGCCCGGACATGCCTTGGTGTTGCGGCTTGTGCGCCTGAGTACCGAAACCACGGAGCCTGCGGCCGAGCCTGCCTTGCTCGCGCTAAAACCGTTGCTGGATCGTCATGGGCACGCGCCGGTGTATGTTGCGCAGAACCTGCTGGAACAACTCGCAGCACGCTTTGAGTTTTCGTCCAGCGACGATGAGTTCCGGGCCTATCGCAAATGCCTGCGCCCGCGCAGCCTCGACGAAAACGCGCCGCGCCCGTTGGTGGGACGGGCCATCGAACTATTGCAGTTCAAGGCGGTGATCGAGGCCACCCAGGAATGCCAGGATGGGCACATCGTCTATGTGCGTGGCATGGCGGGCATTGGCAAGACTCGCCTGGTCAGCGAGTTTTTCGAAATGGCCCGGCAGCGTGGTTTCGCCTGCCATCGCGGCGATGTGCTGGATTTCGGCATGAACAACAGCCTGTGGCCCTTGGGCCAACTGATGGCCAGCCTGCTCAACCTGGGCAGCGCACCGCCCATCAGCGCGTCATTGTTGGACGCTGCCTTGTCCCGCCTGAAAGTGGCCGCCGAGCATCGAATGTTCTTGCAAGTGCTGATGGGCGTGTCGTCTGCCGAGCCTCCCGTCCAATATGGCGCAATGAGCAACCAGGCCCGTACCCATGGGCTGTTCCAGGCTTTGCTCGAAGTGTTGCTGCGCGTCGCGGTGCAACAGCCCTTGTTGATCTGCCTCGAAGACCTGCATTGGGGCGACATCGCGCTGTTTACGCTGTTGGGCAAGCTGCTCGATGCCACTGACGAAGCGCCGGTCGTCTGGCTGCTGACGTCCCGTCCCGAAGGGGATCCGCTGGACGGTGAGATTCGTGCGCATTCCTCCAGCCCCATGAGCCTGCTCGACATCGCACCGATCCGGGCACGGGAGGCCACGCTCCTGGCGGAGCAATTCACCGAGGTCGAGCCGCGCTATCGGGCCGAATGTGTCGCCCGCGCCCAAGGCAATCCGCTGTACCTGACGCAACTGTTGTCCAGCCAGGAAGGTGTTTTTCCCGACAGTTTGCGGCATCTGGTCCAGACCCGCTTTGACAAACTGGCCCCCGAGCAACGTCGCGCCCTGCATTACGCCGCCGTGCTGGGCAATCGCTTCGAGTTGGCGCTTTGGCGCGAAGCGCTGGGGCAGCCTGGTTATCTGCCGACGACGGACATGCGCCAGGGGCTGCTGCGGGAAGTCGAGCCAGGCAGCTATCTGTTCGTTCACGACCTGGTCATGCACTGTCTTTACGACGCGATGCCCACGCTGCTTCGCGAGCAATTGCACGGTGAGGTGGCGAGCCTTTACCGCGAGCGCGACCGGGTGCTTTATGCCCAGCATTTGCTGCGGGCCAACGATCCGGCGGCGTTCGACGCGCTGTTGGTCGCCATGGCCGAAAAGCGCCTGGCCTGCCAGTACGACAGTGTTCTTGCGCTGGCGCGGCAATGCTCGGCGTTTGCCGAGCGTGCCCAGGGCAATTTTTCCTTTGCGTTGTTATGCGGCCAGGCGTGCTCGGGCCTGGGCCAGACGATGGAGGCACGGGCGCATTTGCAGCGGGCATTGGCATTGGCCGAGCAGCCACAGGATCAGATCGAGGCCGCGTTGGGGTTGGCAGCGGTCCTCAATACCCTCGATTGCCTGGACGAGGAAGAGCGCCTGATCGAGGCCATGCTGCCCATCGCCCAGGCCATGCAGGCCCATACGGCGTTGGCGCGGTTGAATCACTTGCGCGGGAACATCTATTTTCCACGGGGCGATTACGCCGAATGTCGCCGGCTCCATGAAGAGGCCTTGTCCTTTGCCCGCATCGGTCGGGACCTGCAAACCGAGGCCAAGGCCTTGAGTGGCATTGGTGACTCCTATTACGCACAAGGGCGCATGCAGACCGCCTACGAGGTTTTCGATCAATGCGTACGCCTGTGTGAGCGTAATGGCTGGGCACACGTGGAGGCGGGCAATCGCAGCGCCCGAGGCTCGGCGCAACTCTACCTGGGCCGGCCGGAGCAAGCCTTGCGCGATGCCATGGAGGCCATCGAATGCAGTGCCCGGCTGGGTAATCACCGGGCACAGGTGTTCTCACGGCTCACGGCAGCCTGGGTGTTGGTGGCGGGTGGCCAGGATGCCTTGGCTGAACAAGAGCTGACCTGTGCCCTGACGTTGGCGCGCAACCTTGGCGCCAGCCGTTTCGAAGCGATCCTGCTGGAAGGGTTGGCGCGGGTGGCGTTGCGCCAGGGCGAACGCGGGCTGGCGCAGACCTTGATCATGGAGGCGGCGAGCCTGGTGGAACGCTTTGAGCTGCAGCGTTACATCGGGCCATGGGTCTATGGCAGCCTGGCGATGATCAGCGAGGATGTGCCGCTCAGCCAACAGGCCTTGGCGACGGGTGAAGCCCAACTCACCCTGGCCTGCCTGGCCCACAACGCCTTGCGCTTTCGCGTGGCCGCCGCTGAAACCTGCCTGTTGGCGGGCAATCCCGAACAAGCGATCTGGCATGGGCAACAGATGGCGGCGTTGCCCGAGTCGGCGTCGTGCGCCTGGATCAACCATCACGTGCGGTTGATCGATGTGGCGGGGCA
- a CDS encoding LacI family DNA-binding transcriptional regulator has protein sequence MGKLHIAEIAAQTGLSTATVSRVLAGKSNTRPATREKVLAAARQQGVMEDLANGRFLLNGLTIFAPSRAFNVRSDIFYYKVIQGITQAVAQHDVRVRYCELEEVDSNALLFLEKMNQKDTDAAILIGIDDPHIHQLAADLSKPTVLINCIDRSMRLPSISPDHFLIGHYSMNYLFQMGHRNVLTLQCLRRYTMDLRIRGIRDAWKEQNLEFVEAKHLVISEGFGSAESEAQVAAFMENCAAEDRPTAILAGGDFMAAGAVKALQNAGLRVPHDVSVMSMDGFNLADINDIPLTTLHVPRDELGAEAIRVLRQQLFEPRSPRGNLLLGGRLITGSSVRRIKHSAKQTPVYQKIIYD, from the coding sequence GTGGGGAAATTACACATTGCTGAAATCGCGGCACAGACTGGCCTGTCCACAGCTACGGTGTCGCGGGTGCTTGCTGGCAAATCAAATACCCGCCCGGCCACCAGAGAAAAAGTATTAGCAGCGGCTCGTCAGCAGGGCGTGATGGAAGACCTTGCCAATGGTCGTTTCCTGCTCAACGGACTGACCATCTTCGCGCCCTCGCGGGCCTTCAACGTACGCTCTGATATTTTCTACTACAAAGTTATCCAGGGCATCACGCAGGCAGTCGCGCAGCATGATGTTCGAGTCCGCTACTGTGAGCTCGAAGAGGTCGATAGCAACGCATTATTGTTTTTGGAAAAGATGAATCAGAAGGACACCGATGCGGCGATCCTGATTGGTATTGATGATCCGCACATACACCAACTTGCGGCCGACCTCAGCAAGCCGACGGTGCTAATCAACTGCATCGATCGCAGCATGCGCCTGCCCTCGATATCGCCCGACCACTTTTTAATCGGTCATTATTCGATGAATTATCTATTTCAGATGGGCCATCGAAATGTACTGACCCTCCAGTGTCTCAGGCGCTACACGATGGACCTTCGAATACGTGGAATTCGTGACGCCTGGAAGGAGCAAAATCTCGAGTTTGTCGAAGCGAAACACCTAGTAATTTCCGAAGGTTTCGGCAGTGCTGAATCTGAAGCGCAGGTGGCGGCCTTCATGGAAAACTGCGCAGCCGAAGACCGACCGACTGCCATCCTGGCCGGAGGTGACTTTATGGCAGCCGGGGCAGTTAAAGCGCTCCAGAATGCTGGCCTGAGGGTTCCTCACGATGTTTCAGTGATGAGCATGGACGGGTTCAACCTGGCGGACATCAACGATATACCGCTCACCACGCTTCACGTGCCCCGCGATGAATTGGGTGCAGAAGCGATAAGGGTATTAAGACAGCAGCTTTTCGAACCGCGATCTCCTCGTGGCAATCTTCTGCTCGGTGGGCGACTCATCACCGGCAGCTCAGTGCGACGCATCAAGCACAGCGCCAAGCAAACGCCGGTTTATCAGAAGATTATTTATGACTGA
- a CDS encoding MAC/perforin domain-containing protein, giving the protein MNDGLKGNAGDDLRDIGGSQLLGRGLNRLDWADDSNECQKVGDTESGKRAVPYRKTAYNVGKNVSMSTVVANDNFSTETFSSRDEYERHTQTSVEAAGKYGAFSAGFKATFGSEIKTLEEREAALYSHTVRLWKLTFEVNPANATEAFKKRVDELPKTFDPGSPTPFFNFLVDFGADIVSEVTVGGSLNYAMTALKSFLSQTNTLDAMVKAEYGAFISGSATTSISETVKKNIAHRNANLTTQGGTHAIAFNAMDPSNCNAEFGKWRESLPDDPTVVELKIAPVYRFVKEGETRTALEQAYQWYTSYKAEIEGTWQESVVVLGRSGRQTTPKGTATGPALRMVFVDNKSKETTESFHYPPAATASTAEFDQFWDALALLLRQKSGHKLLLATERWPRDSRYYPGYAMREALLSNGASDVSLKRWETLTKHMQPNPLSGLTYVLAGNDFEAPGVDGLIAGFGQAGKDLNPTVKIKARLAHDSFGKVKLVKTEKTEQDPRTALYIVRNNTGDKPALAVDSQNKTRIAMQTPDRHNPGQFWYMPELEKPYPEINHPVLLINYETGACLQGMHDQGDCRLKPIEPGRQQDDVIWDRRGDEVFHLLMVYYWMDALCLTQVEKRAAVRPWRQPHGMDWLREPHRPYS; this is encoded by the coding sequence ATGAACGATGGACTGAAGGGCAACGCAGGCGACGATTTACGGGATATCGGCGGTTCGCAACTGCTGGGGCGCGGACTGAACCGGCTCGACTGGGCCGACGACAGCAACGAGTGCCAGAAGGTTGGTGATACCGAGTCAGGCAAACGCGCCGTGCCGTACCGGAAAACGGCCTACAACGTGGGGAAAAACGTCAGCATGTCCACGGTCGTGGCCAACGACAATTTCTCGACCGAGACGTTTTCCTCCCGTGACGAATACGAAAGACATACCCAGACCAGTGTCGAAGCCGCCGGTAAATATGGCGCCTTTTCCGCCGGCTTCAAAGCCACCTTCGGCAGTGAAATCAAGACGCTCGAAGAGCGCGAAGCCGCGCTCTACAGTCACACGGTGCGGTTATGGAAACTGACCTTCGAAGTCAACCCTGCCAATGCCACTGAAGCGTTCAAGAAGCGTGTCGATGAACTGCCCAAGACCTTCGATCCAGGCAGTCCGACGCCGTTCTTCAATTTCCTCGTCGATTTTGGCGCCGATATCGTCAGCGAAGTGACCGTCGGCGGCTCGCTGAACTATGCGATGACCGCCCTCAAGAGCTTCCTCAGCCAGACCAATACCCTCGATGCAATGGTCAAGGCCGAATACGGTGCATTCATCAGTGGCAGCGCGACGACGTCGATCTCGGAAACGGTCAAGAAAAACATCGCCCATCGCAACGCCAACCTGACCACCCAAGGGGGCACGCACGCTATCGCTTTCAACGCAATGGACCCCAGCAATTGCAACGCGGAGTTCGGCAAATGGCGTGAATCGCTGCCCGACGATCCGACGGTGGTGGAGTTGAAAATCGCGCCGGTCTATCGCTTCGTCAAGGAAGGCGAGACCCGCACCGCCCTGGAGCAAGCCTACCAGTGGTACACCAGCTACAAGGCGGAAATTGAAGGGACTTGGCAAGAGTCGGTGGTTGTCCTCGGCCGCTCCGGACGGCAAACCACCCCCAAGGGCACGGCGACCGGCCCGGCCTTGCGAATGGTGTTCGTCGACAACAAAAGCAAGGAAACCACCGAGAGCTTTCACTACCCGCCCGCAGCGACTGCGTCTACCGCGGAATTTGACCAGTTCTGGGATGCACTGGCCCTGCTGCTGAGACAAAAAAGCGGGCATAAATTGCTCCTGGCCACCGAGCGCTGGCCTCGCGACTCACGCTACTACCCGGGGTACGCCATGCGTGAAGCCCTGCTGTCCAATGGCGCCAGTGACGTTTCGCTCAAGCGCTGGGAAACGCTGACCAAGCACATGCAACCCAACCCGTTATCCGGCCTAACTTATGTGCTGGCGGGCAATGACTTCGAGGCGCCCGGTGTCGACGGGCTCATTGCCGGTTTTGGTCAGGCAGGCAAGGATCTCAACCCAACGGTGAAGATCAAGGCGCGCCTTGCCCACGACTCGTTCGGCAAGGTCAAGCTGGTCAAAACCGAAAAGACCGAGCAAGACCCTCGCACTGCGTTGTACATCGTGCGTAACAATACTGGCGATAAACCGGCACTGGCGGTCGATTCGCAAAACAAAACCCGTATTGCCATGCAAACGCCGGACAGGCACAACCCCGGGCAATTCTGGTACATGCCCGAGCTGGAAAAACCCTATCCGGAAATCAACCACCCGGTCCTGTTGATCAATTACGAGACGGGAGCCTGCTTGCAGGGCATGCACGACCAGGGCGACTGCCGGCTCAAGCCCATCGAGCCGGGTCGCCAGCAGGACGATGTCATTTGGGACCGGCGCGGCGATGAGGTGTTTCACCTGTTGATGGTCTACTACTGGATGGACGCCTTGTGCCTGACCCAGGTGGAAAAGCGCGCCGCCGTCCGGCCTTGGCGCCAGCCTCACGGCATGGATTGGTTGCGCGAGCCGCATCGTCCGTATAGTTGA
- a CDS encoding single-stranded DNA-binding protein has protein sequence MARGVNKVILVGTCGQDPEVRYLPNGNAVTNLSLATSEQWTDKQTGQKVEKTEWHRVSMFGKVAEIAGEYLRKGSQVYIEGKLQTREWEKDGIKRYTTEIVVDMQGTMQLLGGRPQGDQQQGGNNYQQSAPRQQAPRPQQSAPQPQRERPAPQQAAPQPAPDFDSFDDDIPF, from the coding sequence ATGGCCCGTGGGGTTAACAAAGTCATATTGGTCGGTACTTGCGGCCAGGATCCTGAGGTTCGCTACCTGCCCAACGGCAACGCCGTGACCAACCTGAGTCTGGCGACCAGCGAACAGTGGACCGACAAGCAGACCGGCCAGAAGGTCGAGAAGACCGAATGGCACCGCGTGTCGATGTTCGGCAAAGTGGCGGAGATCGCCGGCGAATACCTGCGCAAGGGTTCGCAGGTATACATCGAGGGCAAGCTGCAGACCCGCGAGTGGGAAAAAGACGGTATCAAGCGTTACACCACCGAAATCGTGGTCGACATGCAAGGCACCATGCAACTGCTGGGCGGCCGTCCACAGGGCGACCAGCAACAAGGTGGCAACAACTACCAGCAGTCGGCTCCGCGTCAGCAGGCGCCTCGTCCACAGCAGTCGGCTCCACAGCCACAACGCGAGCGTCCGGCCCCACAACAGGCCGCGCCGCAACCGGCTCCGGATTTCGACAGCTTTGATGACGATATTCCGTTCTGA
- a CDS encoding MFS transporter, which produces MTIDIERNARLSAKRTFIPHLRWWMLSLFLLGVTVNYITRNSLGILAPELKTTFSMSTEQYSWVVASFQLAYTVFQPICGWLIDAIGLKLGFVVCAVIWSVMCLLHAGAASWVHLAILRFFMGASEAAATPANAKAIGDWFPKKERPIAAGWAGVGFSLGAMLAPPIIYLAHVSLGWQGAFLISGGIGLVWAAIWGWLYHAPNIHPRLSPNELKHIQQDGEKIGQQMPFFKALKKIGRDKRFYGIALPAFMAEPAWAVMSFWVPLYLANERGMDLKQIVLFAWVPFLAADLGSIASGYLSRAYHRFFKCTRVNSIVASSITGAFLMFSLAVMTQVQDPYVAIALISVGGFGHQIISCMLSALVVETFDRDELATVNGMRGSCAWIASFIFSLIIGVSVDKIGFNPLFIAMGLFDFIGAFFMILFIADRASKPKAVRAQ; this is translated from the coding sequence ATGACTATCGATATCGAACGCAATGCTCGACTTTCGGCCAAGCGAACATTCATCCCACATTTGCGTTGGTGGATGCTTTCCCTGTTTTTGCTCGGCGTCACCGTAAACTACATAACCCGCAATTCATTAGGCATATTGGCGCCGGAACTAAAAACCACGTTCAGCATGTCCACTGAACAATACTCGTGGGTGGTCGCCTCTTTCCAACTTGCCTATACCGTTTTCCAACCCATCTGCGGATGGCTGATCGATGCGATCGGGCTCAAGCTCGGCTTTGTGGTATGCGCCGTCATATGGTCGGTGATGTGCCTTCTGCATGCCGGGGCAGCGAGTTGGGTTCATCTGGCGATTCTGCGTTTTTTTATGGGCGCTTCGGAGGCCGCGGCTACACCAGCCAATGCCAAGGCGATAGGGGACTGGTTTCCAAAAAAAGAACGACCTATCGCCGCGGGTTGGGCAGGGGTTGGCTTTTCTTTGGGGGCCATGCTCGCCCCTCCCATCATCTATCTGGCTCATGTATCTCTGGGCTGGCAGGGCGCATTTCTAATCTCCGGGGGGATCGGCCTGGTCTGGGCTGCCATCTGGGGATGGCTCTACCACGCTCCCAATATCCACCCGCGCTTATCGCCCAATGAGTTGAAGCATATTCAACAAGACGGCGAAAAAATCGGCCAGCAAATGCCATTTTTTAAAGCGTTGAAAAAGATTGGCCGGGACAAGCGGTTTTACGGTATCGCGCTTCCCGCCTTCATGGCTGAACCGGCATGGGCGGTCATGAGTTTTTGGGTGCCACTGTATCTGGCCAACGAAAGAGGAATGGACCTTAAGCAAATCGTACTGTTTGCCTGGGTTCCGTTTCTGGCCGCGGACTTGGGCAGTATCGCCAGCGGTTATCTGTCACGCGCTTACCATCGATTTTTCAAATGCACCCGGGTGAACTCGATAGTCGCCAGTTCAATCACCGGCGCGTTCCTGATGTTTTCGTTGGCCGTGATGACTCAGGTGCAAGACCCCTATGTTGCGATTGCGCTTATTTCAGTCGGCGGTTTTGGCCACCAGATTATTTCTTGCATGTTAAGTGCGTTGGTCGTCGAAACGTTTGATCGGGATGAGTTGGCGACGGTTAACGGAATGCGAGGTTCCTGCGCCTGGATTGCCAGCTTTATTTTCTCGCTGATCATCGGTGTCAGCGTGGACAAAATAGGATTCAACCCATTGTTCATTGCAATGGGGCTCTTTGATTTTATAGGTGCGTTTTTCATGATTTTGTTTATCGCAGACAGAGCGTCCAAACCTAAAGCGGTGCGTGCACAATGA
- a CDS encoding glycoside hydrolase family 31 protein: MKSLKVWTLQAQEKGYIELLVEGRHLFRIYILEDGLARVLLMRAGALALDRTWSIAPREDVAWEGRSRESVADFSLPAYRVEEFQDRLVLTTKKLRITVNRPLWLQWEYHDGQSWKPLVSDRPTGAYSLDAHGEGLEHYQLRAPEHRYYGLGEKTGDLNRTGRRFEMRNLDAMGYDAASTDPLYKHIPFVITHQEHASFGMFYDNLNTSLFDLGNELDNYHRPYRRYKAEAGDLDYWVLAGPRILDVTKAFVRLTGRTLFLPKWSLGYSGSTMHYTDAENAQEQLLEFLDLCRRHDIPCDSFQLSSGYTSIGEKRYVFNWNHEKVPDPKALAQAYRDAGVRLIANIKPCLLQDHPRYAEVANQKMFITDSEHDRPERSVFWDDEGSHLDFTNPDSVSWWQSNVTSQLLELGIESTWNDNNEFEVWDGEARCQGFGREIAIKHIRPVMALLMMRASLEAQQRFSPSERPYLISRSGCAGMQRYVQTWSGDNRTNWKTLRYNTRMGLGMSLSGLYNVGHDVGGFSGNKPDPELFVRWVQNGVMHPRFTIHSWNDDGTVNEPWMHPTVTDAVRDAIGLRYRLMPYFYTLLWQASHEDEPILRPTFLDHEHDLQAFEENDEFLLGRDVLVASVVEEGAREREVWLPLNATGWCDWHTGGWYEGGQYVSLDAPLERLPLLVRGGAAIATGECHKLNDPSLDRRRELVIFPAPSGTSSGVLFEDDGISHGWKNGNSLVIRWTIEYGLDFIDLTISKTGDFCPAWEQLEVSLKGTDARTLRINGHSDCALTLADIAKHEFH, from the coding sequence ATGAAATCACTTAAAGTCTGGACGTTACAGGCCCAGGAAAAAGGCTACATCGAGCTGCTGGTTGAGGGCCGACATCTATTCCGAATCTATATTCTTGAAGACGGTTTGGCGCGTGTTCTGCTCATGCGTGCAGGCGCGTTGGCACTGGATCGGACCTGGAGCATTGCGCCCCGGGAGGACGTCGCCTGGGAGGGCCGGTCCCGCGAGTCGGTAGCGGATTTCTCTTTGCCCGCGTACCGGGTCGAAGAGTTTCAGGACCGGTTGGTGCTCACCACCAAAAAACTCCGCATCACTGTGAATCGGCCGCTGTGGTTACAGTGGGAATACCATGATGGCCAGAGCTGGAAGCCGTTGGTCTCGGATCGGCCCACCGGTGCCTATTCGCTTGACGCTCATGGTGAAGGCCTGGAGCACTACCAGCTTCGCGCGCCCGAACATCGCTACTACGGGCTCGGCGAAAAAACCGGCGATTTGAACCGCACCGGCAGACGTTTTGAAATGCGTAACCTGGACGCAATGGGATATGACGCTGCGAGCACCGACCCGCTGTACAAGCATATTCCCTTTGTCATCACGCACCAGGAACACGCCAGCTTCGGGATGTTTTATGACAACCTGAACACCAGCCTGTTTGATCTGGGTAACGAGCTGGATAATTATCACCGGCCCTACCGTCGGTACAAAGCGGAGGCCGGCGACCTCGACTACTGGGTACTCGCAGGCCCGCGCATACTGGATGTGACAAAGGCTTTCGTTCGCCTGACCGGACGCACCTTGTTTCTACCTAAATGGAGCCTGGGCTACAGCGGCTCGACCATGCATTACACCGATGCCGAAAATGCCCAGGAACAGTTGCTGGAGTTTCTTGATCTGTGCCGCCGGCACGATATTCCCTGTGACTCTTTTCAACTGTCATCGGGGTACACCTCCATTGGCGAAAAACGCTATGTGTTCAACTGGAACCATGAAAAAGTCCCGGACCCCAAGGCGCTTGCCCAGGCCTACCGTGATGCCGGTGTCAGACTGATTGCCAACATAAAGCCTTGTCTGCTGCAGGACCATCCGCGCTACGCCGAGGTGGCCAATCAAAAGATGTTCATTACCGACTCTGAGCACGACAGGCCAGAGCGGTCGGTCTTCTGGGACGATGAGGGCTCTCATCTGGACTTCACCAACCCGGACTCTGTCAGTTGGTGGCAGTCAAACGTCACGTCACAGCTGTTGGAACTGGGCATTGAGTCTACGTGGAACGATAACAATGAATTCGAAGTGTGGGACGGCGAGGCACGCTGCCAAGGCTTCGGGCGCGAGATAGCCATCAAACATATCCGGCCCGTCATGGCATTGCTGATGATGAGAGCGTCTCTAGAGGCACAACAGCGCTTCTCACCGTCAGAGCGGCCCTACCTCATCTCACGCTCAGGTTGCGCCGGCATGCAGCGCTACGTTCAGACCTGGAGCGGTGATAACCGAACCAACTGGAAAACGCTCCGCTATAACACCCGCATGGGCCTGGGCATGAGCCTGTCGGGGTTGTACAACGTGGGGCACGATGTAGGTGGGTTCTCCGGTAATAAACCGGATCCCGAGCTGTTTGTCCGTTGGGTCCAGAATGGTGTGATGCATCCGCGCTTCACCATTCACTCCTGGAACGACGATGGCACCGTCAATGAGCCATGGATGCATCCAACGGTCACCGATGCGGTCCGTGACGCTATTGGGCTCCGATACAGGTTGATGCCTTATTTCTATACGTTGCTGTGGCAAGCCAGTCACGAAGATGAGCCTATTTTGCGACCTACGTTTCTTGACCACGAGCACGACCTTCAAGCGTTCGAGGAAAACGACGAGTTTCTTCTTGGCCGAGACGTTCTCGTCGCCAGCGTTGTAGAGGAAGGCGCACGCGAGCGCGAGGTGTGGCTGCCCCTGAACGCGACAGGATGGTGCGACTGGCATACCGGTGGCTGGTACGAAGGCGGCCAATACGTTTCTCTGGATGCGCCTTTGGAACGTTTGCCATTGTTGGTGCGAGGGGGCGCTGCGATAGCGACCGGTGAATGCCACAAGCTTAATGACCCCTCGCTTGATCGGCGTCGCGAGCTGGTGATTTTTCCTGCACCTTCAGGCACCTCCAGCGGCGTGTTATTTGAAGATGACGGCATCAGTCATGGCTGGAAAAACGGCAATAGCCTGGTGATCAGATGGACCATTGAATATGGCCTGGACTTTATTGATTTGACGATCTCTAAAACGGGGGATTTTTGTCCGGCGTGGGAGCAGCTCGAGGTGTCCTTGAAGGGAACGGATGCGAGAACCCTGCGAATCAACGGCCATAGCGACTGCGCTTTAACGTTGGCCGACATTGCGAAGCATGAATTTCATTGA